A region of Dioscorea cayenensis subsp. rotundata cultivar TDr96_F1 chromosome 5, TDr96_F1_v2_PseudoChromosome.rev07_lg8_w22 25.fasta, whole genome shotgun sequence DNA encodes the following proteins:
- the LOC120259869 gene encoding hydroquinone glucosyltransferase-like — MEGDSEAVRVAILPAPGMGHLIPLGELAKLLVTHHSISVTFITFAESASKAQKAFLDALPSTITSLQLPPVSLTDLPSDTHVETRMSIATDRSLPAVRNILRNLQQSTRLIAFIVDLFATDTFTVSKELGIPSFLFYTSNLFSLSLILHLPELDASTTCEYRDLPEPLQLPGCVPVLGSDLLHPLRDRSNDSYKWMVHHGKRYRDADAILVNTFKDIEPETAKIINEEDNKLPPVYLIGPLIQSCSPDIELANCLSWLDKQPKESVLYVSFGSGGTLTCAQMKELACGLEMSGQRFLWVVRSPSDTECDANYFDSTSVDDPVAFLPEGFVERTKEVGLLVPSWAPQLQVLAHRATGGFLSHCGWNSTLESVMHGVPMIAWPLYAEQRMNAVMLTEGVKVALRPGAAADGIYKSEEIAKVVKALMEGEEGKEVREKTKELQEGGTRALMEDGESCKVITELTNRLRSTIT; from the coding sequence ATGGAAGGTGATAGCGAAGCTGTTCGAGTAGCAATCTTACCAGCACCCGGCATGGGCCACTTAATTCCCCTCGGCGAGCTCGCCAAGCTGCTCGTCACCCACCACTCCATCTCCGTCACCTTCATCACCTTCGCCGAGTCTGCTTCCAAAGCTCAGAAGGCCTTCCTCGATGCCCTCCCTTCAACAATCACCTCCCTCCAGCTCCCTCCCGTTTCTCTCACCGACCTCCCTTCCGACACCCATGTCGAGACTCGCATGTCCATCGCCACCGACCGTTCCCTTCCCGCCGTCCGCAACATCCTCCGTAACCTACAACAAAGCACTCGTCTTATAGCCTTCATCGTCGACCTTTTCGCCACCGATACGTTCACTGTTTCcaaagaacttggcataccttCCTTCTTGTTCTACACTTCCAACTTGTTTTCCCTTTCCCTAATTCTCCACTTGCCAGAGTTGGATGCTTCCACGACGTGCGAGTACCGGGACCTGCCGGAACCGCTGCAGCTTCCAGGTTGCGTGCCTGTGCTCGGTTCCGATCTGCTTCATCCTTTGCGAGACCGGTCCAACGACAGTTACAAGTGGATGGTCCACCATGGCAAGCGTTACCGAGACGCAGACGCAATTCTCGTCAATACCTTCAAAGACATCGAGCCAGAAACGGCCAAGATCATTAACGAAGAAGACAACAAGTTGCCGCCGGTTTATTTAATCGGTCCACTAATCCAGTCCTGCTCACCAGACATCGAACTAGCCAACTGCTTATCTTGGCTGGACAAACAACCAAAAGAGTCAGTGCTGTACGTGTCGTTCGGCAGCGGTGGCACGCTGACATGCGCCCAGATGAAAGAATTGGCCTGCGGGTTAGAGATGAGCGGGCAGAGATTCTTGTGGGTGGTTCGGAGTCCGTCCGACACTGAATGCGATGCCAACTACTTCGATTCGACGAGCGTCGACGACCCGGTTGCGTTTTTGCCAGAAGGGTTCGTGGAGAGAACTAAGGAGGTGGGTTTATTGGTGCCGTCGTGGGCGCCGCAGTTGCAGGTGTTAGCGCACAGAGCGACGGGTGGGTTCTTGTCCCACTGCGGGTGGAACTCGACGCTGGAGAGTGTGATGCATGGCGTGCCCATGATCGCATGGCCCTTGTATGCGGAGCAGAGAATGAATGCTGTGATGCTGACGGAAGGGGTGAAGGTGGCATTGAGGCCGGGTGCGGCGGCGGATGGGATTTATAAGAGTGAGGAGATAGCAAAGGTTGTGAAGGCGTTGATGGAAGGGGAGGAAGGGAAGGAGGTGAGAGAGAAGACGAAGGAGCTTCAAGAAGGTGGAACTAGAGCACTAATGGAAGACGGGGAGTCTTGCAAAGTCATCACAGAATTGACCAATAGGTTGAGGTCCACCATCACTTGA